The sequence below is a genomic window from bacterium.
TGCAAATCGAGCAGCTCAGAGAGCCGTCGGCGATCTTCGACATCGTCATTCTCTGGTTCGTCATCTACCAGATGTTCCAACTGATCCGCCGCACCCGCGCGGTTCAGATGGCCTACGGGCTGCTCGCGTTGGTGGCGCTCTTCCTGCTCACCGACCCGACCGGCTTCCTTCCGCTCCGTTCGGTCCACTTCCTGCTCGGCGCGCTGCTGCCCTACGGCGTCTTCGCCATCATCGTCATCTTCCAAGGGCCGATCCGGCAGGCGCTGGCGACGTTCGGGCGGATGCCGTTCAGCCGCTTCCGCCAGGTGGACCAGTCGCGCAAGATCATCGAGGAGATCGCCCTCGCCGCGACCGCGATGGGCAGCCGCCGCATCGGCGCGCTGATCGTCCTCGAGCGCAGCCAGGGGCTGCGCAACTACATCGAGACCGGCATCGAGCTCGACGCGGTGATCAGCTACGACTTGCTGATCAACATCTTCACGCCGAAGACGCCGCTCCACGACGGGGCGGTGATCGTCGCCGACGGCCGCCTCAAGGGGGCGAGCTGCTTCCTGCCGCTGTCGGTCGATCCCTACATCTCCCGCACGTTCGGCACGCGCCACCGCGCCGCGATCGGCATCACGGAGGAGTCGGACGCGATCGCCGTCGTCGTCAGCGAGGAGCGGGGCGTCGTGTCCGTGGCGATCGACGGCGCGCTGCGCCAGGACCTCGACACGCGCGGGCTGCGCGCGATCCTCGAGGAGTACTGGGCCGCGCCGCGTCCGGCCGCGAAGACCAAGACGAACGAGAAACGGCGCCCGGCGAAGGACGGTCCGCGCGCCGCGGAGGCGGGCCGGTGACCGGCGGATTCCTGCGCCGCAATTGGGGCTTGAAGCTCTTCAGCCTCCTCCTCGCGTACGTCGCGTGGGCCTACGTCGTCAGCCGCTCGCCGTCGGTGCGCTTCGTCAGCGTGCCGGTGGAGTTCGTGCCGCCCGAAGGGATGGCGATCCTCGACTACAACCCGCGCGAGGTCCGCGTGCGGCTGCAGGGGGACGCTCCGGTCCTCAACCGGCTCAACGAGCAGGGGCTCTACGCCCGCGTGCAGCTCGAGCCGTCGCTCAAGGCCGGGCGGCCGCAGAAGATCGCCGTGCAGGACCGCGAGGTGATCGGCGTGCCGAACGGCCTGC
It includes:
- the cdaA gene encoding diadenylate cyclase CdaA, which produces MGHLQQLLQIEQLREPSAIFDIVILWFVIYQMFQLIRRTRAVQMAYGLLALVALFLLTDPTGFLPLRSVHFLLGALLPYGVFAIIVIFQGPIRQALATFGRMPFSRFRQVDQSRKIIEEIALAATAMGSRRIGALIVLERSQGLRNYIETGIELDAVISYDLLINIFTPKTPLHDGAVIVADGRLKGASCFLPLSVDPYISRTFGTRHRAAIGITEESDAIAVVVSEERGVVSVAIDGALRQDLDTRGLRAILEEYWAAPRPAAKTKTNEKRRPAKDGPRAAEAGR